A genomic region of Bactrocera dorsalis isolate Fly_Bdor chromosome 3, ASM2337382v1, whole genome shotgun sequence contains the following coding sequences:
- the LOC105228993 gene encoding uncharacterized protein LOC105228993 isoform X1, with translation MLNYELLIRQSFYASKRKWKNLRDSYTKYLRSFRIGTKTSKKYQYWAHADHMDFLKPYQGPGSISAFGHSFRHSNGNSNSSNSHKTNEDTEDTECDFGFQVLTKAAATNSSSDDDIKFNTTATMPTSTTVQTPAAPAPPPPPPPTSQTTVATIPPAVCSTITNTTLTAVPTTHNPIPAHFPITAMVSVPAASAAFSPNNSAAINCIAPSNNIAATAAAASVAALTNNCSGAPAVTATAGALVLPVPSLPTVQLPPVQPMNKPLLGPISTMGPTNMPPAQIFPLPPLANVPKPTALMPASSAASSVGCLIIEPQLFASADTFKKELSAPTIGLFHNITSAATTTASTARINPPLISKIRRVQPSPQTAAINLSFSATQAQQTANNNSSNNNNTLNNSNNNNCGQPPPAKVRKTSDRAEVDISAILQANRDLDANTLFFLSLARMVRAMPTKFQSLAKMRCMRIVSDIELELENVNECGGMPSHDDSHAGKFCSIDSSPSPPDGATIIPSNPVSDSGPTEHFVYVMSPSRVESMIDISSDEDGTMNGN, from the exons ATGTTGAATTACGAACTGCTGATCAGGCAAAGCTTTT ATGCATCGAagcgaaaatggaaaaatctaCGCGACAGTTACACCAAATATTTGCGTTCTTTTCGGATCGGTACGAAAACATCGAAGAAATATCAGTATTGGGCCCATGCCGATCATATGGATTTTCTGAAACCTTATCAGGGACCCGGCAG CATTTCGGCCTTTGGCCATTCTTTCAGACATTCGAATGGCAACTCGAATAGTAGCAACAGTCATAAAACAAATGAGGATACCGAGGATACAGAGTGTGATTTCGGTTTTCAAGTATTGACCAAGGCGGCAGCTACGAACTCTTCATCGGATGatgatataaaatttaataccaCAGCTACAATGCCAACAAGCACAACGGTACAAACGCCAGCAGCGCCAgcaccaccaccgccgccaccgccaACGTCACAAACAACAGTAGCGACCATTCCACCAGCTGTATGCAGCACGATAACAAATACAACGCTGACAGCTGTACCAACAACACACAATCCGATTCCCGCACACTTTCCTATCACAGCAATGGTTTCAGTACCGGCAGCATCAGCTGCTTTTTCGCCCAACAATTCGGCTGCAATTAATTGCATTGCACCGAGTAATAATATTGCAGCAACAGCCGCCGCCGCTTCGGTTGCAGCGCTCACTAATAACTGTAGTGGTGCGCCAGCGGTGACCGCAACAGCCGGTGCACTTGTGCTGCCAGTGCCATCATTGCCGACTGTACAATTACCACCCGTACAGCCGATGAACAAACCGCTTTTGGGTCCGATCTCGACTATGGGACCTACCAATATGCCACCAGCCCAGATATTTCCCTTGCCTCCACTGGCAAATGTACCAAAACCGACAGCACTGATGCCGGCTAGCAGCGCTGCCAGTAGTGTGGGTTGCTTAATTATCGAACCACAATTGTTTGCCTCGGCAGACACGTTCAAGAAGGAGCTAAGCGCTCCAACTATTGGTTTATTCCATAATATAACATCAGCCGCAACGACTACCGCCTCTACGGCACGCATCAATCCACCGCTAATATCGAAAATACGTCGTGTGCAGCCATCGCCACAAACAGCGGCGATTAATCTGAGCTTTAGTGCAACACAAGCACAACAAACGGcgaataacaacagcagcaacaataacaatacgcttaataatagcaacaataataattgtGGTCAACCGCCACCGGCGAAAGTGCGTAAAACCAGTGATCGTGCTGAGGTCGATATTTCAGCAATATTGCAAGCAAATCGCGACTTAGATGCTAATACGTTATTTTTCCTCAGTCTGGCGCGTATGGTACGCGCAATGCCAACCAAATTCCAATCGCTTGCAAAAATGCGTTGCATGCGTATTGTGAGCGACATAGAATTGGAGCTGGAGAATGTAAATGAATGTGGTGGTATGCCATCACACGATGATTCACACGCTGGCAAATTTTGTAGCATAGATTCGTCGCCTTCACCACCGGATGGCGCAACCATAATACCAAGTAATCCAGTGTCAGACAGCGGACCAACAGAGCACTTCGTTTATGTGATGTCGCCATCACGTGTGGAGAGTATGATTGATATTTCATCCGACGAAGATGGCACCATGAATGGCAATTAA
- the LOC125777641 gene encoding antigen 5 like allergen Cul n 1-like, giving the protein MTTSRFGDNCPEDALLYDLRSYREHILHEHNKRRNFVALGQLPGYYPAARMATMVWDEELAYLASLNIKMCYVEHDDCNNSYRFPTVGQNLSGVDRRRDLDASVTDIMAMSMGLWFGEYPLIDSNYIRSFRVSSNFEKYGHFAEMMIDRNTHVGCAMSRYTHPTYPFLYIYNTACNYASKYALETPVYRVGEPASECETGPNPNYPGLCSKREKFNPNYD; this is encoded by the exons ATGACAACCTCA CGCTTCGGCGATAACTGCCCCGAAGATGCTTTACTCTACGATCTGCGTTCATATCGTGAGCACATACTGCACGAACACAACAAGCGACGCAATTTCGTAGCACTCGGCCAATTGCCCGGCTATTATCCAGCTGCGCGTATGGCAACCATGGTGTGGGACGAAGAACTCGCCTATCTCGCGtcgttaaatataaaaatgtgctATGTGGAGCATGACGACTGCAACAATTCCTATCGTTTTCCAACTGTGGGACAAAATCTCTCCGGCGTCGATCGGCGACGCGACTTGGACGCCAGTGTAACCGATATAATGGCAATGTCAATGGGTTTGTGGTTCGGTGAATACCCGCTCATCGATAGCAATTACATAAGGTCTTTCCGCGTATCATCTAATTT TGAGAAGTATGGTCACTTTGCGGAAATGATGATCGATCGCAACACGCATGTCGGCTGCGCCATGTCACGCTACACACATCCCACCTACCCGTTCCTCTACATCTACAATACGGCCTGCAATTATGCCAGCAAGTATGCGCTGGAAACGCCTGTTTATCGTGTGGGCGAACCCGCATCGGAATGCGAAACCGGCCCCAATCCGAATTATCCAGGCCTCTGCTCGAAGCGAGAGAAATTTAATCCCAATTATGATTAA
- the LOC105228994 gene encoding GPI ethanolamine phosphate transferase 1 has protein sequence MWIINAIVVHLLLLGSIFVIYFRSPIIAGLQPQRPIHLEAPAKRLVLIVTDGLRAESFFRNGCEDIPNLSKLILKTNGLVGISHTRVPTESRPGHIALIAGLYEDPSAVTRGWKRNPVDFDTVFNRSRHTYAWGAADVLHIFSRMGGIESEQRLLIDAYDHELDFSGRDKTYELDDWVFKHVRQLLARKRVELLEQKQIVFFLHLLGLDTAGHVHKPGSPNFLENLHRTERGITELYEEFERVFPDNRTAYVLTSDHGMTNAGSHGSSDAFETETPFFLWGAGVTNDISCENKYKIGDDITRPRCNMQQAQIAPIMSALIGIAPPMNNVGILPLQYLNATPEYKAHAAHSNALQLLAQFQALLTTHQRGLFSGYLFSYNELNEAVIAQYLVHSEKYMRNGQYEDAINGSYNIMQLALKGIEYYQGYYRRPLQLSTTATFICWIIYCLQLLLGHRQMVKHSQDRLTVTFKQKLSLLVVCVLLLLQRVPLVIAFYLLLPLLVWLLLVQKQGISLLPLMRAMPVIQLLALVLCAELFVYSFFERKLISLSFLIYSVFINLRAFPANNVKFYIWLALSLVLATFPLLPPTLGYTNTWLLLLGMCVTLLRPFAVKSHIHWHIKVPTLVCLINALLVSYWHAQQSGVPFISHALSWCFLLYIFALITFHRTSVLKQRIELLFFLLTSLYTLLCTSYESLFIVMLSSELMLTPAAQPIQLPLSRRLSDSQPQSRKGQPLAVNSPQELQAALKLSFTILLYTLFSFFGTGNIASVSSFDPNIVRCFLSTFAPFLIMALVILKLVIPVVLNITIIYGMSSFARANEQAIFICLLLICDVMGLNFLFLVRNEGSWLEIGTSISHFVIMEVTTVVLVIFTYFAKLLLRLNEKVQNVE, from the exons ATGTGGATAATCAACGCGATTGTGGTGCATTTATTATTACTTGGCTccatatttgttatatattttcgtTCACCAATCATAGCTGGTTTGCAGCCGCAAAGGCCAATACATTTGGAAGCGCCTGCAAAACGACTAGTGCTCATTGTGACTGATGGTTTGCGTGCAGAATCGTTTTTTCGTAATGGCTGTGAAGATATaccaaatttaagtaaattaatattaaaaacaaatggtTTGGTGGGCATTTCACATACGCGTGTACCAACTGAATCAAGACCCGGTCATATAGCGCTCATCGCTGGTCTTTATGAAGATCCATCGGCTGTAACACGCGGTTGGAAACGTAATCCTGTCGATTTTGACACCGTATTCAATCGCAGTCGGCATACATACGCTTGGGGAGCTGCAGATGTGCTGCATATATTTTCACGTATGGGTGGCATAGAGAGTGAGCAAAGGCTACTTATTGACGCATATGACCACGAACTGGATTTCTCTGGTCGTGATAAAACCTATGAATTAGATGACTGGGTATTTAAACATGTGCGCCAACTACTCGCACGCAAGCGTGTGGAGCTACTTGAACAGAagcaaattgttttctttttacatTTGTTGGGCTTGGATACGGCTGGGCATGTTCATAAGCCTGGATCGCCAAATTTCTTAGAAAATTTGCATCGCACTGAACGTGGTATAACGGAGTTATATGAGGAGTTCGAGCGCGTTTTTCCAGATAACCGCACTGCTTATGTGTTGACTTCCGATCATGGCATGACAAATGCGG gGTCGCATGGCTCCAGTGACGCATTTGAGACTGAAACACCCTTCTTCCTTTGGGGCGCCGGTGTTACTAACGATATTAgctgtgaaaataaatataaaattggcGACGACATAACGCGTCCCCGCTGTAACATGCAACAAGCGCAAATAGCACCAATTATGTCAGCTTTAATTGGCATTGCGCCACCAATGAATAACGTTGGTATACTGCCATTACAATACTTAAATGCTACGCCCGAATATAAAGCGCACGCGGCGCACAGCAATGCTTTGCAACTATTAGCACAATTTCAAGCGCTTTTGACAACACATCAGCGTGGACTCTTCTCAGGTTATCTATTTAGTTACAATGAACTCAATGAAGCAgttattgcacaatatttagTGCATTCAGAAAAGTATATGCGAAATGGTCAATATGAAGATGCAATTAACGGTAGTTATAACATAATGCAGCTTGCTTTAAAAGGCATCGAGTATTATCAGGGTTACTATCGACGTCCATTGCAGCTTAGCACCACAGCTACCTTCATATGTTGGATAATCTATTGTCTACAATTGCTACTAGGCCACCGACAAATGGTGAAGCATTCTCAAGACCGCTTAACGGtaacatttaaacaaaagttgAGTTTACTTGTCGTAtgcgttttgttgttattgcagcgTGTGCCATTGGTGATAGCATTTTATCTGCTGTTACCGTTACTAGTGTGGCTGTTGTTAGTGCAGAAGCAAGGCATCTCTTTACTGCCACTCATGCGTGCTATGCCGGTAATACAATTGTTGGCGTTAGTTTTGTGCGCCGAATTGTTTGTCTACAGTTTCTTTGAGCGCAAACTTATTTCACTAAGTTTTCTTATTTACTcagtatttattaatttacgCGCTTTTCCAGCTAACAATGTCAAGTTTTACATATGGCTTGCGTTAAGCTTAGTTTTGGCTACATTTCCCCTGCTGCCGCCAACTCTTGGCTATACAAACACATGGTTGCTGCTGCTCGGCATGTGTGTCACGTTGCTGCGCCCATTTGCCGTTAAGTCACACATCCATTGGCATATAAAAGTGCCAACGTTGGTGTGCTTAATCAATGCTTTGCTTGTCAGTTACTGGCATGCACAACAAAGCGGTGTACCATTCATATCGCACGCACTCTCCTGGTGTTTTCTGctgtatatttttgctttaattacttTTCATCGTACGTCCGTTTTGAAGCAACGCAttgagcttttatttttcctattaACCTCCCTCTACACTTTACTCTGCACATCCTATGAATCGCTTTTCATTGTAATGCTCTCTTCAGAGTTAATGCTCACACCGGCCGCGCAGCCCATACAACTGCCTTTATCACGCAGGCTTAGTGATTCCCAACCGCAAAGTCGGAAAGGTCAGCCGCTGGCCGTCAACTCACCACAGGAGTTGCAAGCGGCGCTCAAGTTGTCCTTTACCATATTACTGTACACACTCTTCTCCTTTTTCGGTACTGGCAACATTGCATCGGTCAGCTCCTTCGATCCGAATATTGTGCGCTGTTTTTTGAGCACTTTCGCGCCATTCCTTATTATGGCATTGGTCATATTGAAATTAGTCATTCCTGTTGTGTTGAATATAACAATTATTTATGGCATGTCGTCATTCGCACGCGCCAATGAGCAGGCCATCTTCATTTGTCTGCTGCTAATCTGTGATGTGATGGGCttgaattttctatttttggttAGAAATGAAGGCTCATGGCTGGAAATTGGCACATCGATTTCGCACTTTGTCATTATGGAGGTGACCACAGTAGTGCTGGTGATTTTCACATACTTCGCCAAATTGCTGTTGCGTTTAAATGAAAAGGTGCAAAATGTGGAGTAG
- the LOC105229012 gene encoding uncharacterized protein LOC105229012, with product MALSLSTRQAVSQMPSTAWARQSQQQQQRSPSQPRASMPLRLQKQHSFSETNRTQPMGAGGGGHLLAARRAGSGYLTRGLSVDRSLESIRQKSIATHETQSKRINARKSAKSGFKSTTIGEGKYGYARAGSTSSLLKSLDQELKEVNGQLGQRYGCNSACVPANSEDQTEAESLSGESNTLLPPSEHQGKAANSSPTLKRHNSKVNLNIVLSHAINYKSTNGNESNTSDIESASEITEHKRKTATTRTLRSDLPARTLAPTAAAANATITTANDTVQQRRAQYRSSRNVTLNSSVNLAASVPTAHNATVVINQQEDVVAAPLTSNTSGGVFNAAPSLIVQRRPPLVRAMSAPVRSRSLDENAKGVFAFQKRKLRRRKPITRNASVCDKTDDDVLFDLNGVNGKKQAIPRTRSTLAVDVITLVSLVSSEGSDSEKEDSPPETGQRNAERSRSTGAPTLRKTGKSVSFQENYPPNFQLATKEYSHMIRRGSIAPLAARLRSNRPPTAPPVSIFMNEANGNNAMTTNATAILESSDSGDSNANNVAESTQNTAKGATELASKDKQNEEYIYPEYVRTLKERECWKLFRKMSVKGVSVTYETVLRGMLTPTEFRQIQKQREIEEAKARALEEEKDAAIEQQTPTSAVDRLTQKLLKK from the exons ATGGCTTTGTCGCTTAGTACGCGGCAAGCGGTTTCGCAAATGCCTTCCACCGCATGGGCAAGGCAgtcacagcagcagcagcaacgttCGCCGAGTCAACCGCGCGCGTCCATGCCTTTGCGTCTGCAGAAGCAGCATTCATTCAGCGAAACCAATCGCACGCAGCCAATGGGCGCCGGCGGTGGTGGTCATTTGTTGGCTGCGCGCAGAGCCGGCAGTGGTTACCTGACACGTGGTCTCTCTGTAGATCGTTCGCTGGAGAGTATACGTCAGAAGTCAATTGCGACGCATGAAACGCAAAGCAAACGCATTAATGCGCGCAAATCCGCTAAAAGTGGCTTCAAAAGTACAACAATTGGCGAGGGGAAGTACGGCTATGCGCGTGCAGGTTCCACGTCGTCGCTTTTGAAATCGTTGGATCAAGAGTTGAAAGAGGTTAACGGTCAGTTAGGACAACGTTACGGTTGCAATAGCGCATGTGTTCCGGCAAATAGTGAAGATCAAACTGA GGCGGAAAGTCTCAGCGGCGAGTCAAATACGCTGCTGCCACCATCCGAGCATCAAGGTAAAGCTGCAAATTCCTCGCCAACACTCAAGCGGCATAACAGTAAAGTGAATTTGAATATTGTGCTTTCACATGCCATTAATTACAAGTCTACAAACGGCAACGAGTCCAATACCAGTGATATCGAAAGCGCTTCTGAAATCACCGAACACAAA cgaaaaacagcaacaacgcgAACGCTACGCAGCGATTTGCCTGCTCGTACTCTTGCGCCTACAGCTGCTGCCGCTAACGCCACAATAACAACTGCCAATGATACTGTCCAACAGCGGCGTGCGCAATATCGTTCTAGTCGCAATGTCACACTAAATTCAAGCGTTAACTTAGCAGCCAGTGTGCCCACCGCACATAACGCCACTGTAGTTATTAATCAGCAGGAGGACGTAGTCGCCGCGCCCTTGACCTCCAATACAAGTGGTGGCGTATTCAACGCTGCACCATCGCTAATCGTGCAGCGTCGTCCGCCTTTAGTGCGTGCTATGTCCGCGCCGGTGCGTTCGCGTTCGCTCGATGAGAATGCCAAAGGTGTGTTTGCGTTTCAGAAACGTAAATTGCGTCGTCGTAAGCCAATCACGCGTAACGCCAGTGTTTGTGATAAAACTGATGATGATGTGCTCTTCGATTTGAATGGTGTTAATGGCAAAAAACAGGCAATACCACGTACTCGTTCCACGTTGGCGGTCGATGTGATTACACTGGTTTCGCTCGTCAGCTCTGAGGGTAGTGATTCGGAAAAGGAAGATAGCCCACCGGAAACTGGGCAGCGCAATGCAGAACGTTCGCGTAGCACTGGTGCGCCTACATTGCGGAAGACGGGTAAATCAG TTTCCTTCCAAGAGAACTATCCACCAAACTTTCAACTAGCTACAAAGGAATATTCACATATGATACGTCGTGGCTCCATTGCGCCATTAGCTGCACGCTTACGCTCCAACCGACCACCAACAGCACCGCCAGTATCAATTTTCATGAATGAAGCAAACGGCAACAATGCAATGACAACAAATGCCACAGCAATCTTGGAAAGCAGCGATAGTGGCGACTCAAATGCCAACAATGTCGCAGAAAGCACGCAAAACACGGCGAAAGGCGCAACGGAGCTTGCTAGTAAGGACAAACAAAACGAGGAATATATCTACCCGGAGTACGTGCGCACTTTGAAGGAGCGCGAGTGTTGGAAATTATTTCGTAAAATGTCTGTTAAAGGTGTTAGTGTCACTTATGAGACAGTGTTGCGTGGCATGCTGACACCAACAGAATTCcgacaaatacaaaaacaacggGAAATTGAGGAAGCAAAAGCACGGGCTTTGGAGGAGGAGAAGGACGCAGCAATTGAACAGCAGACACCCACTTCAGCCGTAGATCGTTTAACgcagaaattgttaaaaaagtaG
- the LOC105228993 gene encoding uncharacterized protein LOC105228993 isoform X2, whose amino-acid sequence MLNYELLIRQSFYASKRKWKNLRDSYTKYLRSFRIGTKTSKKYQYWAHADHMDFLKPYQGPGRHSNGNSNSSNSHKTNEDTEDTECDFGFQVLTKAAATNSSSDDDIKFNTTATMPTSTTVQTPAAPAPPPPPPPTSQTTVATIPPAVCSTITNTTLTAVPTTHNPIPAHFPITAMVSVPAASAAFSPNNSAAINCIAPSNNIAATAAAASVAALTNNCSGAPAVTATAGALVLPVPSLPTVQLPPVQPMNKPLLGPISTMGPTNMPPAQIFPLPPLANVPKPTALMPASSAASSVGCLIIEPQLFASADTFKKELSAPTIGLFHNITSAATTTASTARINPPLISKIRRVQPSPQTAAINLSFSATQAQQTANNNSSNNNNTLNNSNNNNCGQPPPAKVRKTSDRAEVDISAILQANRDLDANTLFFLSLARMVRAMPTKFQSLAKMRCMRIVSDIELELENVNECGGMPSHDDSHAGKFCSIDSSPSPPDGATIIPSNPVSDSGPTEHFVYVMSPSRVESMIDISSDEDGTMNGN is encoded by the exons ATGTTGAATTACGAACTGCTGATCAGGCAAAGCTTTT ATGCATCGAagcgaaaatggaaaaatctaCGCGACAGTTACACCAAATATTTGCGTTCTTTTCGGATCGGTACGAAAACATCGAAGAAATATCAGTATTGGGCCCATGCCGATCATATGGATTTTCTGAAACCTTATCAGGGACCCGGCAG ACATTCGAATGGCAACTCGAATAGTAGCAACAGTCATAAAACAAATGAGGATACCGAGGATACAGAGTGTGATTTCGGTTTTCAAGTATTGACCAAGGCGGCAGCTACGAACTCTTCATCGGATGatgatataaaatttaataccaCAGCTACAATGCCAACAAGCACAACGGTACAAACGCCAGCAGCGCCAgcaccaccaccgccgccaccgccaACGTCACAAACAACAGTAGCGACCATTCCACCAGCTGTATGCAGCACGATAACAAATACAACGCTGACAGCTGTACCAACAACACACAATCCGATTCCCGCACACTTTCCTATCACAGCAATGGTTTCAGTACCGGCAGCATCAGCTGCTTTTTCGCCCAACAATTCGGCTGCAATTAATTGCATTGCACCGAGTAATAATATTGCAGCAACAGCCGCCGCCGCTTCGGTTGCAGCGCTCACTAATAACTGTAGTGGTGCGCCAGCGGTGACCGCAACAGCCGGTGCACTTGTGCTGCCAGTGCCATCATTGCCGACTGTACAATTACCACCCGTACAGCCGATGAACAAACCGCTTTTGGGTCCGATCTCGACTATGGGACCTACCAATATGCCACCAGCCCAGATATTTCCCTTGCCTCCACTGGCAAATGTACCAAAACCGACAGCACTGATGCCGGCTAGCAGCGCTGCCAGTAGTGTGGGTTGCTTAATTATCGAACCACAATTGTTTGCCTCGGCAGACACGTTCAAGAAGGAGCTAAGCGCTCCAACTATTGGTTTATTCCATAATATAACATCAGCCGCAACGACTACCGCCTCTACGGCACGCATCAATCCACCGCTAATATCGAAAATACGTCGTGTGCAGCCATCGCCACAAACAGCGGCGATTAATCTGAGCTTTAGTGCAACACAAGCACAACAAACGGcgaataacaacagcagcaacaataacaatacgcttaataatagcaacaataataattgtGGTCAACCGCCACCGGCGAAAGTGCGTAAAACCAGTGATCGTGCTGAGGTCGATATTTCAGCAATATTGCAAGCAAATCGCGACTTAGATGCTAATACGTTATTTTTCCTCAGTCTGGCGCGTATGGTACGCGCAATGCCAACCAAATTCCAATCGCTTGCAAAAATGCGTTGCATGCGTATTGTGAGCGACATAGAATTGGAGCTGGAGAATGTAAATGAATGTGGTGGTATGCCATCACACGATGATTCACACGCTGGCAAATTTTGTAGCATAGATTCGTCGCCTTCACCACCGGATGGCGCAACCATAATACCAAGTAATCCAGTGTCAGACAGCGGACCAACAGAGCACTTCGTTTATGTGATGTCGCCATCACGTGTGGAGAGTATGATTGATATTTCATCCGACGAAGATGGCACCATGAATGGCAATTAA
- the LOC105228992 gene encoding translocon-associated protein subunit delta, which produces MSRNLLAVFLVCLCTGAALATTCTSPKVSVTSFSTQDATILTQVAHVGEFSLTCGNNAQPNLFAEFPCGKIVPVAKIGDGKYQVSWTQEIKKSGGGNVAVRLFDEEGYANVRKAQRDGDKVANVKSLVDITVATKSAYKGPWVQAELVAALAVGGIAYFAFTAKSKVQG; this is translated from the exons atGTCACGTAATTTACTTGCCGTATTCCTTGTTTGCCTGTGCACTGGTGCCGCTTTGGCCACCACCTGCACAAGCCCCAAAGTGAGTGTAACATCCTTCAGCACCCAGGATGCCACAATCCTTACACAAGTGGCGCATGTAGGTGAATTCTCATTGACTTGTGGAAACAATGCTCAACCCAACTTATTTGCCGAATTTCCCTGTGGAAAAATTGTACCAGTTGCAAAGATTGGCGATGGCAAATACCAA gtaAGCTGGACACAGGAGATCAAGAAAAGCGGCGGCGGTAATGTTGCTGTACGTTTATTTGATGAGGAAGGTTATGCTAATGTACGCAAAGCGCAACGCGATGGCGACAAAGTGGCTAATGTGAAATCGCTTGTTGATATTACTGTGGCTACAAAGAGTGCTTACAAAGGTCCATGGGTGCAGGCTGAGTTGGTAGCCGCTTTGGCTGTTGGTGGTATTGCTTACTTTGCCTTCACCGCTAAGAGCAAGGTGCAAGGTTAG
- the LOC105228993 gene encoding uncharacterized protein LOC105228993 isoform X3, with translation MDFLKPYQGPGSISAFGHSFRHSNGNSNSSNSHKTNEDTEDTECDFGFQVLTKAAATNSSSDDDIKFNTTATMPTSTTVQTPAAPAPPPPPPPTSQTTVATIPPAVCSTITNTTLTAVPTTHNPIPAHFPITAMVSVPAASAAFSPNNSAAINCIAPSNNIAATAAAASVAALTNNCSGAPAVTATAGALVLPVPSLPTVQLPPVQPMNKPLLGPISTMGPTNMPPAQIFPLPPLANVPKPTALMPASSAASSVGCLIIEPQLFASADTFKKELSAPTIGLFHNITSAATTTASTARINPPLISKIRRVQPSPQTAAINLSFSATQAQQTANNNSSNNNNTLNNSNNNNCGQPPPAKVRKTSDRAEVDISAILQANRDLDANTLFFLSLARMVRAMPTKFQSLAKMRCMRIVSDIELELENVNECGGMPSHDDSHAGKFCSIDSSPSPPDGATIIPSNPVSDSGPTEHFVYVMSPSRVESMIDISSDEDGTMNGN, from the exons ATGGATTTTCTGAAACCTTATCAGGGACCCGGCAG CATTTCGGCCTTTGGCCATTCTTTCAGACATTCGAATGGCAACTCGAATAGTAGCAACAGTCATAAAACAAATGAGGATACCGAGGATACAGAGTGTGATTTCGGTTTTCAAGTATTGACCAAGGCGGCAGCTACGAACTCTTCATCGGATGatgatataaaatttaataccaCAGCTACAATGCCAACAAGCACAACGGTACAAACGCCAGCAGCGCCAgcaccaccaccgccgccaccgccaACGTCACAAACAACAGTAGCGACCATTCCACCAGCTGTATGCAGCACGATAACAAATACAACGCTGACAGCTGTACCAACAACACACAATCCGATTCCCGCACACTTTCCTATCACAGCAATGGTTTCAGTACCGGCAGCATCAGCTGCTTTTTCGCCCAACAATTCGGCTGCAATTAATTGCATTGCACCGAGTAATAATATTGCAGCAACAGCCGCCGCCGCTTCGGTTGCAGCGCTCACTAATAACTGTAGTGGTGCGCCAGCGGTGACCGCAACAGCCGGTGCACTTGTGCTGCCAGTGCCATCATTGCCGACTGTACAATTACCACCCGTACAGCCGATGAACAAACCGCTTTTGGGTCCGATCTCGACTATGGGACCTACCAATATGCCACCAGCCCAGATATTTCCCTTGCCTCCACTGGCAAATGTACCAAAACCGACAGCACTGATGCCGGCTAGCAGCGCTGCCAGTAGTGTGGGTTGCTTAATTATCGAACCACAATTGTTTGCCTCGGCAGACACGTTCAAGAAGGAGCTAAGCGCTCCAACTATTGGTTTATTCCATAATATAACATCAGCCGCAACGACTACCGCCTCTACGGCACGCATCAATCCACCGCTAATATCGAAAATACGTCGTGTGCAGCCATCGCCACAAACAGCGGCGATTAATCTGAGCTTTAGTGCAACACAAGCACAACAAACGGcgaataacaacagcagcaacaataacaatacgcttaataatagcaacaataataattgtGGTCAACCGCCACCGGCGAAAGTGCGTAAAACCAGTGATCGTGCTGAGGTCGATATTTCAGCAATATTGCAAGCAAATCGCGACTTAGATGCTAATACGTTATTTTTCCTCAGTCTGGCGCGTATGGTACGCGCAATGCCAACCAAATTCCAATCGCTTGCAAAAATGCGTTGCATGCGTATTGTGAGCGACATAGAATTGGAGCTGGAGAATGTAAATGAATGTGGTGGTATGCCATCACACGATGATTCACACGCTGGCAAATTTTGTAGCATAGATTCGTCGCCTTCACCACCGGATGGCGCAACCATAATACCAAGTAATCCAGTGTCAGACAGCGGACCAACAGAGCACTTCGTTTATGTGATGTCGCCATCACGTGTGGAGAGTATGATTGATATTTCATCCGACGAAGATGGCACCATGAATGGCAATTAA